A window from Candidatus Saccharibacteria bacterium encodes these proteins:
- the ychF gene encoding redox-regulated ATPase YchF, with protein MALSIGIVGLPNVGKSTLFNILTRAGVLAANYPFATIEPNVGIVEVPDHRLAELVKISDSKKLIPATIKFVDIAGLVSGASKGEGLGNKFLSHIREVDAIIQVVRDFNDPEVIHHEGSPDPARDIEIIQTELALADQAVIQTRLNSIAKEIKKDKDLELTQKLLLELQETLDKMDYQIFNQFKQGLTGLSGNSGLKALGEINQLGLLSLKPIIYLVNLDEDGLVDQSKQVRLQDVLPDSAESLMISVKLEDELSELEQNEALELLQEYGQKESGIDQLIGASYRLLGLQSYFTTGPEETRAWTIRYGSTAPIAAGVIHTDFQSKFIRAEVVAYQDFVENLGWVEARKKGLVRMEGKEYIVQDGDIMVFHHS; from the coding sequence ATGGCATTATCGATAGGGATAGTTGGATTACCAAATGTAGGTAAGTCAACTTTATTTAATATTTTGACTAGAGCAGGGGTCTTGGCTGCCAACTATCCTTTTGCAACCATTGAGCCAAATGTGGGAATAGTTGAAGTCCCAGATCATAGGCTTGCCGAGCTGGTTAAGATCAGCGATTCTAAGAAGCTAATACCAGCAACAATCAAGTTTGTAGATATCGCTGGGTTGGTTTCTGGGGCAAGCAAAGGTGAAGGCCTTGGCAATAAGTTTCTCAGCCATATCAGAGAAGTAGATGCTATCATTCAGGTAGTTCGTGATTTTAATGATCCTGAGGTAATCCATCATGAGGGTTCACCTGATCCGGCAAGAGATATTGAAATCATCCAGACCGAATTGGCGCTGGCTGATCAGGCAGTTATTCAGACTAGATTGAATTCTATTGCAAAAGAGATCAAGAAAGATAAGGATTTGGAACTTACCCAAAAGTTATTGCTAGAGCTTCAGGAGACTCTGGACAAGATGGACTATCAGATATTCAATCAATTCAAACAAGGACTAACGGGTCTAAGTGGTAATTCTGGGTTGAAAGCTTTGGGAGAGATTAATCAGCTAGGACTTTTGAGCCTTAAGCCAATTATCTATTTGGTGAACTTAGATGAAGATGGCTTAGTAGATCAGTCTAAGCAAGTTAGGTTGCAAGATGTTTTGCCAGATTCAGCAGAATCTTTGATGATTAGTGTCAAATTGGAAGATGAGCTATCAGAATTAGAGCAGAATGAAGCACTTGAGTTGTTGCAAGAATATGGACAGAAAGAGAGTGGGATCGATCAACTTATTGGGGCTAGTTATCGTCTACTTGGTCTGCAAAGTTATTTTACTACCGGTCCCGAGGAGACTAGGGCTTGGACGATTAGGTATGGATCGACGGCGCCGATAGCGGCAGGAGTAATTCACACTGATTTTCAGAGCAAGTTCATTCGAGCAGAGGTAGTGGCATATCAAGATTTTGTAGAAAATCTAGGTTGGGTTGAGGCACGCAAGAAGGGTCTAGTCAGGATGGAAGGAAAAGAGTATATTGTTCAGGATGGAGATATCATGGTCTTCCACCATTCATGA